The Kribbella shirazensis genomic interval GGCGAAGACCACGGTCAAGAAGATGCTGACCGCTGCGCTCGAGGACTGGACGCAGTTGGCCGCCTTCGGCGCCAAGAAATGAGGGCGGTCCGAGCAGGTAGGGTCCGCCCTCACAGACACTCAGGCCAGGGCGGAGCCGGACTTGTACTTGGCCCAGGTGGTGTTCCAGTCGGTCCAGCCGTTGCCGGGTTCCATGAGGCGGGTGGTGCCGGTGACGATGACCGGGTCGCCGCGGAGTGTCTGGTTGTAGTACCACTGGGCGTCCTTGAGGCTCATGCCGACGCAGCCGTGGCTGACGTTCTCGCTGCCCTGGCTGCCGGACGACCACGGGGCGCCGTGGATGAACTCGCCGGAGCTGGTGACGCGCTGGGCCCACTTCACGTCCGGGATGTTGTAGTACTCCGGGTCGCCCGGCTTCAGGCCGACGGTCGCCGCGTCCATCCGCTTCACCGGGTACTTCTCCATGATCACCTTCACGCCGCTGCGGGTGGTGAACCCGTCCTTGCCGGCCGTGATCGGGATGCTCTTGGCGACCTTGCCGTTGATCGTCACCGTCATCAGGTGCTTCTTCACGTTGATGTTGGTGACCACCGACTTGCCGATGCTGAACTCGATCGTCCGGCTGGCGGTACCCCAGGTGTTGTTGCCCGCATTCACGCCCTGGGTGGCGATGTTCACCGTCACCTTGGTGCCGGCCGGCCAGTAGTTCTTCGGGCGGTAGTTGACCTGCTTGCTGTTCACCCAGTGCCAACTGCCGTCGACCGGGACCGAGGTCTTCACCGAGAGCCGCTTCTCGACGGCCGCGCGGTCCTTGACCGGGTTGTTCCAGAAGATCTGGACCGGCAGCGCGACGCCGACGGTCTCACCGTTCAGCGGGACGACCGAGGCCTTCAGGCTCTTGGACGCCTTCAGCGTCTTGAACGTCGAGCTGATCGGCACGCTGGCGCCGTCGGTGCCCTCCGCGGAGCCGGACACCGTGTACGTCGCGCCGGGCTTGAGCTGCGGCAGTGAGGTCCACTGGGTCTTGTCGGCGTTGAAGCTGCCGCTGATCTTGTCGCCGTCGTCGTCCTTCAGCGTGACCGCGGTCAGCTTGCCGCCGGTGGTGGTTACCGTGACCGGCTTGTTCGGCTGGACCGACGACGCGCCCTTGGCGGGCACGACCGCGATGCTGGCGGCCGTGGGGGTCGCCGACGGGGTGGTCGATCCGTCCGGGGTACTGGAGGCGCTCGGCGACCCGCTCTGCGATGTGGAGGCGCTGGGTGTGGTCGCCTGACCGCCACCGCCCCCGCCGGCCTCCGTGTCGCTGCAGGCCGTGCCGGCCAGCAGCAGAACACAGATCCCCGCCACGGCAAGGCCGTGCTTCCTCACCGAACTGCTCACCATTCCCCAGATCTCCCCTGTTTAGTCAAACCGCGGTAAGGGTAACCTGCCGCGGCGACAATTCCGTGGACCCCGCACGCGACCCAACCGGTACGGTCCACAACCCCGTGCGTTCGATCGGTACCCGATCGCACTCCTACAGACGCACGAAAGCGCCGCCCGGTTCGTTTCCCGGACGGCGCTTCGTACGAATCTCAACTAGTGAGCGTGGTCACCGCGGTAGTACTCGAAGATGAAGCCGCTCAGCGTGATGATGCCCACCGCACAGCCGGCGATGAACAGCCACCAGCCGAAGACGATGCCGAGCACGACGACTCCCAGCGTCAGCGCGCACCACAGCGGCCACCAGGAGTGCGCCGGGAAGAAGCCGAGCTCGCCGGCTCCGTCGGCGATCTCCGCCTCCTTGCGGTCCTCCGGCCGGGCGTCCATCCGCCGCGCGGTGACGGCCAGGTAGAACGCCACCAGCAGCGACAGGAAGAACGTCATGACCAGCGCGGTCGTACCGGTCGGGTCCTCCGACATCAGCCAGTAGATCGGCGTGACGACGACCACGAAAACACTCAGGATCCCGAAGACCCAGGCTTCGACCTTCACGCCTTGTCCTTCCCGTCGTTCTCGGTACCGGACTCGCCGCTCTGCTCGATCAGATGGTCGACGCGGCCCTGGTCCTCACCGGCGTCCAGCAGGTTGTCCTTGCCGGTCCGGTTGTCCGGGTACTCCGCCAAGGCCAGCTCGGCGTGGTGCAGGTCGAACGCCGGGGACTCCGACCGGATCCGCGGCAGCTTCTCGAAGTTGTGCCGCGGCGGCGGGGAGCTGGTCGCCCACTCGAGCGAGCGGCCCCAGCCCCACGGGTCGTCGACACCGACCGGAGGCGCCTTGCGGGACTTGTACACGTTGTAGAAGAACGGCAGCATCGACGCGCCCAGGATGAAGGCACCGACGCTGGACACCTCGTTCAGCGTGGTGAAGCCCTCGTTGGCGCCGTACGACGCGTAACGCCGCGGCATGCCCTCGACGCCGAGCCAGTGCTGCACCAGGAACGTGGTGTGGAAGCCGATGAACAGCAGCCAGAAGTGCAGCTTGCCGAGGCGCTCGTCCAGCATCCGCCCGGTGAACTTCGGCCACCAGAAGTAGAACCCGGCGAACATCGCGAACACCACGGTGCCGAAGACGACGTAGTGGAAGTGCGCGACCACGAAGTACGAGTCGGAGAGCTGGTAGTCCAGGGCCGGCGAGGCCAGGATGACACCGGTCAAACCGCCGAAGAGGAACGTGGTCAGGAAGCCGATCGACCACAGCATCGGCGTCTCGAAGGACACCGACCCGCCCCAGATCGTGCCGATCCAGTTGAAGAACTTCACACCGGTCGGTACGGCGATCAGGAACGTCATGAACGAGAAGAACGGCAGGTTCACGGCGCCTGTGACGAACATGTGGTGCGCCCACACCGCCACCGAGAGGACGGCGATACCCAGCGTCGCGCTGACCAGACCGATGTAACCGAAGACCGGCTTGCGGCTGAACACCGGCAGGATCTCGGTCACGATGCCGAAGAACGGCAGCGCGATGATGTACACCTCGGGATGGCCGAAGAACCAGAACAGGTGCTGCCAGAGGATCGGCCCGCCGTTGGCGGCGTCGAAGACGTGTGACCCGAGTGTTCGATCCGCCTCCAGCACCAGCAGCGCCGCCGCCAGGATCGGGAACGCGATCAGGACGAGGATCGAGGTCACCAGGATGTTCCAGGTGAAGATCGGCATCCGGAACATCGTCATACCGGGCGCACGCATCGTGATGATCGTGGTGATGAAGTTGACCGCACCGAGGATCGTGCCCAGACCGGCCATCCACAGACCCATGATCCACAGATCGCCGCCGACGCCGGGCGAGCGGACCTCGTTCGACAGCGGCGCGTAGGCGAACCAGCCGAAGTCGGCCGCGCCGCCCGGGGTGAAGAAGCCACTGATCGTGATCAGGCCGCCGAACAGGAACAGCCAGTAGCTGAACATGTTCAGCCGCGGGAACGCGACGTCCGGGGCGCCGATCTGGATCGGCATGATCTCGTTCGCGAAGCCGACGAACAGCGGGGTCGCGAACAGCAGCAGCATGATCGTGCCGTGCATCGTGAAGAGCTGGTTGTAGACCTCCTCGTTCACGATCTGCAGGCCCGGCTTGGCCAGCTCGGCGCGGATCAGCAGCGCCATCACGCCGCCGATCAGGAAGAAGGCGAACGACGTGACCAGGTACATGTGACCGATCAGCTTGTGGTCGGTCGTCGTCAGGTACTTGACCAGCAGCTGGCCCTTGGTGCGCCGCCGGGGCAGCGCGGTGGTGCTACCGATGGCGCCGGTGCGCTCGGCGAACTCGGTCACTTCTCGCCCTCCCCTGTACCGGGAATGGTGGTGGAGTCGGCGCCACCGGTTGCGGCTCCGGTCTGGCCCTTGGCGGCCAGTTCCTTCAGGTGTGCGTCGTACTCCGCGCGCTCGACCACCTTGACGGTGAAGATCATCCGGCTGTGGTAGAGGCCGCAGAGCTCGGCGCACTTGCCGGCGAAGGTGCCGGTCTTGGTCGGGGTCAGCTCGAACTTGTTCGTGCGGCCCGGGATGACGTCGAGCTTGAAGTAGAACGACGGCACCCAGAAGGAGTGGATGACGTCCGGCGAGGTCAGGTCGAAGTGGACCGACTCGTTCACCGGCAGCCACAGCGTCGCGGGCTTGTCCAGCGTGCCGGTCTCCCAGACGCCCTCCTGCCCGTCGACGGTCTCCTTGTAGTTGAACGTCCACTGCCACTGCTGGCCCACCACGTTCACGGTGTGCTGCGGGCTGGCGCTCATCTTGGTGACCTGGTTGCCGTGCTCGACGGTGTAGAAGAACAGCACACCGATGATCGCGAACGGGGCCAGGGTGTAGAGCACCTCGAGCGGCAGGTTGTACCGCACCTGCCGGGGCGCCTCGTCGTTGCGCTTGCGGTACCGCACGCTGACCCAGAGGATCAGCCCCCAGACCATCACGCCGATGATCAGGGCGGCGATCCAGGCCCCGATCCAGAGGCTGCGGATGGCCTCGGTCCGGTCCGATGCGCCCTCGGGCAGACCGAGTCGCTTCCACTGCTCAGTGGTCGCCGACGAACAACCGGTCAGCAGCAGGGTGCCGAGCACCACCGCCGCACCGACCAGCAGGCGTCGCTTCGCCGGACGTGTGGCGCCGGCAGAACCTGCCGGTCGCTCCTCCACTCCGGGCGTGCCGTTCGAACCCACGGGGCGCCTTTCCCTTCCCAAGTGAGACTGACGACCAAACACTACTGGACACCTTTCGCCGTCCTGCGCATAGGTAGGGCTTAGCGTTTCCCGTGTGAGCGAGCGTACGTATCTGGACGCGGCGTCGGCCGAGCCGCTGCACCCCGCGGCGCGGGAGATGTTGCTGTCGGCAGTGGATTCCGGCTGGGCCGATCCGGTGCGGCTGCACCACGAGGGACGGACCGCGAGACTCCTCCTGGACAACGCCCGCGCGGTGCTCGCGGACGCGGTCGGGGTCCGGCCTGACGACCTGTATCTGACCACCTCCGGTACGACGGCGATCCAGGCCGGCCTGACTGCCCTCCAGGCCGCCCGCCGCCGCGTCGGGACCACCGTTGTCCACACGGCCGTCGAGCACTCTGCTGTTCTGCACAGTGCTGGGTCCGAGGGGGTTGAGGTCGGGGTGGACGTTCGTGGCCGGGTGGATCAGGAGGCGTTCAAGGACGCCGTACGGCGACCTGGCGTGGCGGTGGCCGCCGTACAGTCCGCCAACCACGAAGTCGGTACCAGGCAGCCGGTCACCGCGATCGCTCAGGACTGCGGCGACGTACCGCTCTTCGTGGACGCGTCGGCGTCCGTGGGGCACGACGTGGTGCCGGATGGGTGGTCAGTGCTGGCCGCGAGTGCGCACAAGTGGGGCGGACCGGCCGGTGTCGGGCTGCTGGCGGTGAAGAAGGGCACCCGGATCGCTCCCGCGTGGCCGATGGACGAGCGGGAGGACGGCCTCTCCCCCGGCTTCCCCGACGTGCCGAACGCGCTGGCCGCGGCCGCCGCGCTGCAGGCGCGGCTCGCCGAGGCAGAGGAGCTCGACAAGCGGCACCGGGCCTGGATCGACGAGGTACGGCGCCGCGTGGCCGCCGACATCCCCGACGTCGAGGTGGTGGGCGACCCGGACGATCGCCTGCCGCACATCCTCACGTTCTCGTGCCTCTATGTGGACGGTGAGGCGCTGGTGACCGCTCTGGACGCGGAAGGGTTCGCCGTCTCCAGCGGCTCCGCCTGTACGTCGAGCACGCTGCAGCCGTCACATGTGCTGGCAGCGATGGGCGTGCTGACCCACGGCAACGTCCGGGTCTCGCTCGGACGCGACACCAGCCACGACGACGTACGGCGTTTCTGTACGGTGCTTCCCGGGATCGTGCAGCGGATCCGGGCGGAGGTGGGGATGTGAGCGTCGACCTGGACTGCACCGGCCTGCTCTGCCCACTCCCGGTGATCAAACTGGCCAAGACGCTACCGACCGTTGCCGTCGGCGACACCGTCACCGTGCTGGCCGACGACCCGGCCGCGGCGACGGACATCCCCGCCTGGTGCCGGATGCGCTCGCAGGAGCTGGTGTCGGCGTCGGAAAACCAGTACGTCGTACGGCGCGTGAGCTGACACACTGCGCGCCGTGACCGACTTCGCGCACAAACCGACGCTGACCGGGGACCTCGTCGTACTGCGGCCTGTGGACGGGGCCGACTACGAGGCGCTGGCCGCTGCGATGGACGACCCGGACGTCGCCCGGCTGACCGGCAGTCACGGCGAGATCGGCGAGGAGCGGGCCCGTGAGTGGTACCGGACCCGCAAGGACCAGACCGACAGGCTGGACCTGGCGATCGTCGACAAGGCATCCGGCGCCGTCGTCGGCGAAGCGGTGCTGAACGACTGGGACCCGGACAACCAGTGCTGCAACTTCCGGATTCTGATCAGCCCGTCCGGCCAGGGTCGCGGCCTGGGGACCGAGGCGACGCGACTGATCGTCGGGTACGGCATCGAGCAGCTCGGCCTGCACCGGATCAGCCTCGGCGTCTACGCGTTCAACCCGCGGGCCCGGCGCGCCTACGAGAAGGCAGGCTTCACCGTAGAGGGTGTTTTGCGCGAAGCGCTCCTGTGGGACGGCGAATGGGTCGACGAGATCGTGATGTCCGTACTGGCCCAGGACTGGAAGGCAGTACGGTCGGTGTCGTGAGTGAGGTTCTGGCGGAGGTCGGGCGAGTTGCGGTGCTGACGGGTGCCGGGATCTCGACTGCCTCTGGGATACCCGACTTCCGAGGGCCGCAGGGGCTGTGGACGAAGGACCCGGCCGCGGAGGCGATGTTCGACATCGACGAGTACGTCGCCAGCCGGGAGGTCCGTGCGGCGACCTGGAAGCACCGCCTCGCCGTACCTGCCTGGACGGCCGAGCCGAACCCAGGTCATGTCGCGCTGGTCGAGCTGGAGCGCCAAGGCCGGTTGACCGGTCTGATCACACAGAACGTGGACGGGCTGCACCAGAAGGCCGGCTCGTCACCAGAACTGGTCCACGAGCTGCACGGGACGGTCTGGTACGTCGACTGCCTGCAGTGCGGCCGCCGCATCCCCATGGCCGACGTACTCCCCCGGCTCGAGGCAGGCGACGAGGACCCGTCCTGTGAGGTCTGCGGCGGCATTCTGAAGTCAGCCACGGTCTCCTTCGGCCAGGCGCTCGACCGGGCCGTGCTGGACCGCGCAGTCGCCGCCACCGAGTCGGCGGACCTCTTCCTCGCTGTTGGTACGTCATTGCAGGTCTACCCGGCCGCTGGTCTTTGTGACCTCGCACTGAACGCGGGCAAGCCGCTGATCATCCTCAACGCCCAGCCGACGCCGTACGACGAGCAGGCGACAGCTGTGCTGCGTACGCCGATCGAGACCACACTGCCTGACCTCGTGACCTTACCGTGACATTCGAGCCCTCCTCACCGTAGAGAGCTGCGGCTAGCGTCCCCGGCACATGAGTCGGCGGGGAGGGTACGTGATGCGCGGGTTCAGGGGTTGGGCAGCAGGTTTCACCGCGGCCGCGGTGGTCGTACTAGGACTGGGGACGGCGGCCCCGGCACAGTCAGCGCAGTCGGCACAGTCGCAGGTGGCGGCCGAGCGGGTGATCACACTCGCGGGGTCGCTGCAGAGCGAGCTGGGGTGTGCGGGTGACTGGGATCCGGGCTGTGCTGCGAGCAGCCTCGGTGCGAGTGCGCCGTACACGAAGGTGTTCGACGTGCCGGCGGGGTCGTACGAGTACAAGGTCACGGTCAACAAGAGCTGGGACGAGAACTACGGCGCCGGCGGCGTACTGAACGGGCCTAACATCCCGCTGCGGATCGAAGGCCCGGCCAAGCTGCAGTTCAGCTACGACGACACCAGCCACGTCGTCAGCGTGAAGCCGGTGAACCTCGCCGGACCGACGGTGACCGCCGCGGACAAGGCGCTTGCGACGCCGAGCCTGCGGCAGGACCTCACCAAGGAACGCTTCTACTTCCTGATGGCGGACCGGTTCGCCAACGGGGACAGGTCCAACGACTCCGGCGGCCTCGCCGGTGACCGGTTGCAGACCGGGCTGGACCCGGCGGACAAGGGCTTCTACCACGGCGGCGACCTCGCCGGTGTGATCCAGAAGCTCGACTACATCAAGTCTCTGGGTACGACGTCGATCTGGCTCACGCCGTCGTTCAAGAACCGCCCGGTGCAGGGCTCCGGCGCCGACGTCAGCGCCGGGTACCACGGGTACTGGATCACCGACTTCACCCAGATCGACCCGCACCTGGGCACGAACGCGGACATGAAGCGGCTGATCGACCTGGCGCACGGCAAGGGCATGAAGGTCTTCTTCGACATCATCACCAACCACACCGCCGACGTGATCGCGTACCAGTCCGGCAACTACGGTTACATCCCGAAGTCCACCGCGCCGTACAAGGATGCTCAGGGCAACGTCTTCGACGACAAGCAGTACGCCGGCGGCGACACCTTCCCGCCGCTGGACGCCAACACCAGCTTCCCGAACGTCCCGGTGTTCCGGACCGAGGCCGACAAGACCGTCAAGGTGCCGGCCTGGCTGAACGACCCGACGCTGTACCACAACCGCGGCGACTCGACGTTCGCCGGCGAGAGCGCGGAGTACGGCGACTTCGTCGGGCTGGACGACCTGTTCACCGAGCAGCCGAAGGTCCGCGACGGGATGATCGACGTCTACAAGACGTGGGCCGAGCTCGGCATCGACGGGTTCCGGATCGACACCGTCAAGCACGTGAACCTCGAGTTCTGGCAGAAGTTCTCCCCCGCGGTCCTGGCCGCGGCGCAGCAGGCCGGTTCGAAGGACTTCTTCATGTTCGGCGAGGTCTTCGACGCGAACCCGCAGTTCATGTCGACGTACACGACCCAGGGTGCGCTGCAGGCCACGCTCGACTTCGGGTTCCAGCAGAACGCGGTGGCGTACGCGAAGGGCGACCCGGGCACCAAGCTGCAGGACTTCTACGCGGACGACGACTACTACACCGACACGGACTCCAACGCGTACACCCTGCCCACGTTCCTCGGCAACCACGACATGGGGCGCGTCGGCACGTTCCTGAAGCAGGGCGGCGCGGCCGGACAGGAGCTGCTCGCCCGGGACAAGCTGGCGCACTCGCTGATGTACCTGACCCGCGGACAGCCGGTCGTCTACTACGGCGACGAGCAGGGGTTCACAGGTCCGGGCGGTGACAAGGACGCGCGGCAGGACATGTTCGCGACCAAGACCGCCGACTACACCGACGACGAGGTCGTCGACGGCACCGGTACGACGACGATCGGCAGCAAGGACCGATACGACGCCAGCTCGCCGATGTACCAGCACATCGCTGCGCTGGCGAAGCTGCGCGCGAAGTACCCCGCGCTGTCTGACGGGCGCCAGGTGCACCGGTACACGTCGAACAGCAACGGCCTGTACGCGTTCAGCCGACTGGGTAGCGACAACGTCGAGTACCTGGTCGTGGCGAACAACTCGAAGACGGCGGCCTCCGCGACCGTTCCGACGTACGGCCCGAACACCTGGCTCAGGCCTGTCTATGGTGGCTCCCAGCCGGTCAGGACCGACCACGAGGGCAGGGTGGTCGTCAGCCAGGCGCCTCTGTCTGTGACGGTGTACCAGGCACAGACCAAGGTCCCAGCGCGTACCAAGGCGCCCAGTGTCTACATGAGCTCACCAGAGCTCGGTGCCACCGTCGGCGGGCGCGCTGAGATCGCTGCGGCGGTCCCGGCGAACACACCAGCCACCGTGACGCTGGGCTACCGCCCTGTGGGTACGACGGCGTGGAAGCGGCTCGGCTCTGACGACAACGCGCCGTACCGTGTCTTCCAGGACGTCAGCGCGCTGCCCAAGGGCACACTGCTCGAGTACCGCGCGGTACTACGCGACATCTCCGGCAACTACTCCGTGTCCGGCTCGTACGGCGTGGTTGGCGACGCGCCTGCACCGGGTGGCGGCGGTGGCGGCACCGGTCCGGTCGTACAGCCGGCCAACGTGTCCGTACCAGGCGACCACAACAGCGAGATGGGCTGCCCCGCGGACTGGTCGCCGGACTGCGCCGAGGCTCAGCTGTCGCTGGATCCGAAGGACAAGGTGTGGAAGGGCACCTACACGATCCCGGCCGGTGA includes:
- a CDS encoding L,D-transpeptidase gives rise to the protein MRKHGLAVAGICVLLLAGTACSDTEAGGGGGGQATTPSASTSQSGSPSASSTPDGSTTPSATPTAASIAVVPAKGASSVQPNKPVTVTTTGGKLTAVTLKDDDGDKISGSFNADKTQWTSLPQLKPGATYTVSGSAEGTDGASVPISSTFKTLKASKSLKASVVPLNGETVGVALPVQIFWNNPVKDRAAVEKRLSVKTSVPVDGSWHWVNSKQVNYRPKNYWPAGTKVTVNIATQGVNAGNNTWGTASRTIEFSIGKSVVTNINVKKHLMTVTINGKVAKSIPITAGKDGFTTRSGVKVIMEKYPVKRMDAATVGLKPGDPEYYNIPDVKWAQRVTSSGEFIHGAPWSSGSQGSENVSHGCVGMSLKDAQWYYNQTLRGDPVIVTGTTRLMEPGNGWTDWNTTWAKYKSGSALA
- a CDS encoding cytochrome c oxidase subunit 4, with protein sequence MKVEAWVFGILSVFVVVVTPIYWLMSEDPTGTTALVMTFFLSLLVAFYLAVTARRMDARPEDRKEAEIADGAGELGFFPAHSWWPLWCALTLGVVVLGIVFGWWLFIAGCAVGIITLSGFIFEYYRGDHAH
- the ctaD gene encoding cytochrome c oxidase subunit I; this translates as MYLVTSFAFFLIGGVMALLIRAELAKPGLQIVNEEVYNQLFTMHGTIMLLLFATPLFVGFANEIMPIQIGAPDVAFPRLNMFSYWLFLFGGLITISGFFTPGGAADFGWFAYAPLSNEVRSPGVGGDLWIMGLWMAGLGTILGAVNFITTIITMRAPGMTMFRMPIFTWNILVTSILVLIAFPILAAALLVLEADRTLGSHVFDAANGGPILWQHLFWFFGHPEVYIIALPFFGIVTEILPVFSRKPVFGYIGLVSATLGIAVLSVAVWAHHMFVTGAVNLPFFSFMTFLIAVPTGVKFFNWIGTIWGGSVSFETPMLWSIGFLTTFLFGGLTGVILASPALDYQLSDSYFVVAHFHYVVFGTVVFAMFAGFYFWWPKFTGRMLDERLGKLHFWLLFIGFHTTFLVQHWLGVEGMPRRYASYGANEGFTTLNEVSSVGAFILGASMLPFFYNVYKSRKAPPVGVDDPWGWGRSLEWATSSPPPRHNFEKLPRIRSESPAFDLHHAELALAEYPDNRTGKDNLLDAGEDQGRVDHLIEQSGESGTENDGKDKA
- the coxB gene encoding cytochrome c oxidase subunit II, whose amino-acid sequence is MGSNGTPGVEERPAGSAGATRPAKRRLLVGAAVVLGTLLLTGCSSATTEQWKRLGLPEGASDRTEAIRSLWIGAWIAALIIGVMVWGLILWVSVRYRKRNDEAPRQVRYNLPLEVLYTLAPFAIIGVLFFYTVEHGNQVTKMSASPQHTVNVVGQQWQWTFNYKETVDGQEGVWETGTLDKPATLWLPVNESVHFDLTSPDVIHSFWVPSFYFKLDVIPGRTNKFELTPTKTGTFAGKCAELCGLYHSRMIFTVKVVERAEYDAHLKELAAKGQTGAATGGADSTTIPGTGEGEK
- a CDS encoding cysteine desulfurase family protein encodes the protein MSERTYLDAASAEPLHPAAREMLLSAVDSGWADPVRLHHEGRTARLLLDNARAVLADAVGVRPDDLYLTTSGTTAIQAGLTALQAARRRVGTTVVHTAVEHSAVLHSAGSEGVEVGVDVRGRVDQEAFKDAVRRPGVAVAAVQSANHEVGTRQPVTAIAQDCGDVPLFVDASASVGHDVVPDGWSVLAASAHKWGGPAGVGLLAVKKGTRIAPAWPMDEREDGLSPGFPDVPNALAAAAALQARLAEAEELDKRHRAWIDEVRRRVAADIPDVEVVGDPDDRLPHILTFSCLYVDGEALVTALDAEGFAVSSGSACTSSTLQPSHVLAAMGVLTHGNVRVSLGRDTSHDDVRRFCTVLPGIVQRIRAEVGM
- a CDS encoding sulfurtransferase TusA family protein, which translates into the protein MSVDLDCTGLLCPLPVIKLAKTLPTVAVGDTVTVLADDPAAATDIPAWCRMRSQELVSASENQYVVRRVS
- a CDS encoding GNAT family N-acetyltransferase, whose translation is MTDFAHKPTLTGDLVVLRPVDGADYEALAAAMDDPDVARLTGSHGEIGEERAREWYRTRKDQTDRLDLAIVDKASGAVVGEAVLNDWDPDNQCCNFRILISPSGQGRGLGTEATRLIVGYGIEQLGLHRISLGVYAFNPRARRAYEKAGFTVEGVLREALLWDGEWVDEIVMSVLAQDWKAVRSVS
- a CDS encoding Sir2 family NAD-dependent protein deacetylase — translated: MSEVLAEVGRVAVLTGAGISTASGIPDFRGPQGLWTKDPAAEAMFDIDEYVASREVRAATWKHRLAVPAWTAEPNPGHVALVELERQGRLTGLITQNVDGLHQKAGSSPELVHELHGTVWYVDCLQCGRRIPMADVLPRLEAGDEDPSCEVCGGILKSATVSFGQALDRAVLDRAVAATESADLFLAVGTSLQVYPAAGLCDLALNAGKPLIILNAQPTPYDEQATAVLRTPIETTLPDLVTLP